CGAAACGCCCCGAAACAGAAGACGCTGGGGCCGTAACCAATCAGCCGTTCGGCGCGTTGAGGTAGTCAGAAGTGACTACCGGGGAGGGAAGACTCGGGAGCCCTCCGTTGCGCACCAAGCAGTACGCCTTCATCCTCGTTCTCCAGATCGTCCTGCTCACTGCGACGATGGCGTTCGGCGCGGACATCGTCCGAGGTCTGTCCGCGGACCTGAAGGGCGTCCCGAGCACGGTCGACACCGGGCAGATCCCGGGCCACCAGGAGCCGCGCGGGTTGATCGACCACCTGTCGCGCTAGGGCTCACGCCTGGCGGACGCGGATCCCCACGGCCGCCTCGGCGCCGCGCAGCCGGCTGAAGAACCCGCCCAGCGTCCCCATCACCCGGTACTTCCGGTTCACGATCTTGCGCACCCGCCGGCTCTCGCTGAACTCGAGCACCTCCGCGAGACCGGACACGAGGGGAGCGCCGTCCTTGATCCGCCCGCGTACGTCGCACGGCTGCAGGGTCACCGCGGGGTTGTTGCGCACCCGCTTCACCTTCCACGCGCCGGTGTCGGAGAAGAAGTAAAGGTCGTCGCCGTCCGGAGCGATCCAGACCGGGGTCGAGACCGGGGCCCCGTCCTTGCGGTAGCTGGTGAACGAGACGTACGACGCCTTGCCGACCTCGGTCCAAGCCCGGTCGTTAGTTCCTTCGGTTCCCATCGTGTGCTCCCGTTCGATCTGGTGGGCTGCGCGTCGGTGCCGCTGAGCTCGAGGATCCAGCATCGCAATACTGAAAATCCACCCGGACTCGGCCGACGCGAAGGCGGTGGAACGCTTTGTCCTCACCATCGGCGACACGTTCAGCTCGAAGGTGCTCGACCCCGCATGCAGGCTCCATTTCGACCGGGATGACGCAGCGGGCTGAGGAGTTGTGCCACTTCTCGAGGCGTGGCAACTCCAGCGTCCAGAGCTAAGCCGCGACGCTGCAGAGGTTGCCCAAAGTGCGTCCTGTGTCGGCTGGTTCTGGTTCGCTGTTGCCCAGACCGGTCGAGCGGCCGGTGTGGACGAAGGGGCGGAACGCGGGATGAACGACATTCGCTTGCAGCCGGCGCACCGGCGCAAGCTGCGCCGCATGCGCGCTCTCGTCGACGCGGCGAACTCAGATCCGGCGGTCGACGGGGATGCTCTGGCCGCAGCGGCGAGCTACCTCGCCACCCACGCGACGTGCGAGCAGTTCCTGCTCGCACGTGACAGCGGTCAGGACCCGTCGGTGCGACCTCGCTGCGGGCAGGGCTTCGGAAAGCGGCCCAAGCCCCTTGCTACGCCCAAGATGCGCACGTGCTCGGTCTGCAAGAAGAGGAAGTCAGTGATCTCGTTCGACGAGAAGGCTGGCACGTGCATCAAATGCAAATACAAGAAGCGTGGCAAGCAGTCAGACGGTTCGGGTGGCCGGAGCGGCGGCAAGGCAGTCCCCATGCGCTCCCGGAAGTGTCCGGTCTGCCTGCAGAACGTGACGACGACGCTGGTTGCGGGGGAGTGGACGGTCGACGAGCACACGAAGGTCCGCCGCTGGAGAAGTGATCGAGTGCGGCGAGTCCGGGAAGGTCCTGTTTCAGCAGAAGCGCGACGCCATGGACTACCGTGCGCCGGGCAGCTTCGAGGGTGGGAAGAGGCGCTAGCAGCGCACGCAGGTCCACGGCACGCAGACGGGCCGCCGATCCGAAGATCGACGGCCCGCCAGGGTTTCGACAAGCTCAACCAGCTGTTGGCTCAGATGTCGTAGTACAGCTCGAACTCGTGCGGGTGCGGCCGCAGCTGCACCGGCGCGATCTCGTTCTCGCGCTTGAAGTCGACCCAGGTCTCGATCAGGTCGGGGGTGAAGACGTTGCCGACCGTCAGGTACTCGTGGTCGGCCTCGAGGGCGTCCAGCACGGCACCGAGCGACGTCGGGACCTGGTCGATCTCGGCCATCTCCGCCGGCGGGAGCTCGTAGATGTCCTTGTCGATCGGCGCGGCCGGCTCGATCTTGTTCTTGATGCCGTCGAGACCGGCGAGCATCAGGGCAGAGAACGCGAGGTACGGGTTCGCCGACGGGTCGGGGAACCGGGTCTCGATGCGCTTGGCCTTCGGGTTCGAGCCGGTGATCGGGATGCGCACCGACGCCGACCGGTTCCGCGAGGAGTACACCAGCGAGATCGGGGCCTCGAAGCCCGGCACCAGGCGGTGGTAGGAGTTCACGGTCGGGTTGGTGAACGCCAGCAGCGACGGGGCGTGCTTCAGGATGCCGCCGATGTAGTGGCGCGCCATCTCCGAGAGGCCGCCGTACCCGGTCTCGTCGTAGAACAGCGGCTCGCCGCCGTTCCACAGCGACTGGTGCACGTGCATGCCCGAGCCGTTGTCACCGAAGATCGGCTTCGGCATGAAGGTGACCGACTTGCCCTGCTGCCAGGCGGTGTTCTTGATGATGTACTTGAACTTCATCACGTCGTCCGCGGCCTTGAGCAGCGTGTCGAAGCGGTAGTTGATCTCCGCCTGGCCGGCGGTGCCGACCTCGTGGTGGGCGCGCTCGACCTGCAGGCCCACGGCCTCCAGGTTCTTGACCATGTCGGCGCGCAGGTCGCTGTAGTGGTCGTACGGCTCGACGGGGAAGTAGCCACCCTTGAGGCGGGTCTTGTAGCCCAAGTTGGGGGAGCTGTCGCCGCCCTCAGACCCGCTGTTCCACCAGCCCTCGACGGAGTCGATGTGGTAGTACCCCTCGTTGACGCCGGTCGAGTAACGGACGTTGTCGAAGATGTAGAACTCGGCCTCGGGGGCGAAGAACGCGGTGTCCGCGATGCCGGTGCTGGCCAGGTACGCCAGCGCCTTCTTGGCGATGTTGCGCGGGTCGCGGGAGTAGGCCTCACCGGTGATCGGGTCGTGGATGAAGAAGTTCACGTTCAGCGTCTTCGACTTCCGGAACGGGTCGATGTACGCCGTCGTCGGGTCCGGGTAGAGCTGCATGTCGGACTCGTTGATCGCCTGGAATCCACGGATGGAGGAGCCGTCGAAGCCAAGGCCGTCGTCGAAGACGGACTGGTCGAAGGACGAGACCGGCACGGTGAAGTGCTGCATGATTCCGGGCAGGTCGCAGAAGCGGACGTCGACCATCTCGACGCCTTCGTCCTTGATGTACTTCAGAAGCTCTTCGCTGTTCTGGAACATTCGTCCTCCTTGGTCACCGGCCGGTGACCGAGTCAAAAGGGTGAGGTGTGCGACGCGACGGTGAGTCACAGCGCGTGAAACGCATCGAAAACCTACGGTTCACTCGTGAAAGGACCGTATCGGGTTTGTTTCAGGCGTGTTACAGGTACCACCTGTCGAACGCGCGCGCACCGGGTCGCTAGGGTCGGCAGCGATGACTGAGCAGACCACCCCGTCGGGCCGCCCCCTGATCCCGGACACCGCGTCCTGGCTCCAGCGCGTCGGCGCGCTCGCGATCGACTGGGCGGCCTCGTACCTCGCGGTGGTGTTCATCCTCGGCGGGACCGACAACAAGCAGTTCAGCTGGGTCGTCCTGGCCGCGTTCTGGTTGCAGTCCAGCGTCGGGGTGGCTCTGGTCGGGGGATCTTTCGGACAGATGATCCTGCGGCTGCGCGTCCACGAGATCAACGGACGCCCGCTCACCCTGCTCAAGGCGCTGCAGCGCCAGCTGCTGATCTGCCTGGTCGTCCCGCCGCTGGTGTTCCGCTCCGACGGCCGCGGCCTGCACGATCTGCTGACAAACTCCGCGGTCTTCCCCCGCCGCCTAGGCTGAAGCCACCACGTCAGCACCATTGCCCTGACATTCCGACTCGGAGGATCCATGACCCGCACCCGCACCCGTCTCGTCGCCGCCGCTGCCAGCGGCGTCCTCCTGCTCGCGCCGCTCGCTGGCTGCGGGGGAGACGACAAGAAGAAGGACGCCACCAGCTCCTCGGCCAGCGACAAGGGCGGGAACGACGCCGCGTCGGCCGGTGCGGACGACGCCGACCAGTTCACCGCCGACCTGGTCGCCGCGATGAACAAGCAGAAGTCGGTGCACATGACCATCGAGGGCGGTCTCACCGCCGAGGCTGACATGAAGCTCGGTGCCGACCCGGTCATCAAGCTCAACGCCTCGATGGGTGCCGGCAAGCTCGAGATGATCCTGGCCGACAACGCGATGTACATGCTGCAGGCGCCGGGCACCAAGTACCGCAAGATCGGCAAGGACGACCCGACGTTCGGCAGCCTGCTCGGCACCTTCAACGGCCTGTCCCCGAGCCAGGCGGTCACGGGCATCAAGGGTGGCATCACCAAGTTCAAGAAGGTGGGGGAGAAGACCGTCGACGGCCAGAAGGTGACCCAGTACGACGTCACTGCCGACACCAGCAAGGTCGACGGCGCGTTCACCGCGCTCGCGGGTGCGTCCGGCCCGGTGGAGATGAAGTTCTTCGTCGGCGAGGGCGACCTGCTCCAGCAGATCCAGCTGGACCTGAGCGGTCAGAAGCTGGCGCTGAAGTTCAGCGACTGGAACAAGCCGGTCGACATCAAGATCCCGACGGGGGATCAGCTGCTCAACTAGCACCCCCGGCCGTCGAGCGCACCCCGGTCGTCGAGCGCTCCCCGGTCGTCGAGCTTGTCGAGACGCGGTGGCGTCCGCGGGTACCTCACGGCATCTCGGCAGGCTCGATGACCGGCAGGCCCGATGATCGGCAGGCTGGGTGACCGAAGAGGTCACCGTCCGCGCATGTTCGAGCGGGCGCCCTTCATGGACGTCGGCACGGGGCCCTTGGGCAGGGGGATGTTGGAGCGGTTCGCGTCCAACGCCTTGATCCGCATCAGCACGTCGGTCATCTGCGCCGGCTTGAGGTTGCGACCCAGCTTCGTGACGTAGCGGACGATCTTCTTCAGCGGGATCTCGCCCTCGGCGTTGCCGACGTACACCTCGTGGATCGGGACGCCGTCGGCGACCCGCTCGTGCTTGCGGCGCTCGGCCGACATCAGCGGCTTGAGCCGGTTCGGGTTGCCCTCGGCGACCAGCACGATCCCCGGAGGTCCGACGAGGCGGTGGATCACGTCCTGCTGCTTGGTGAAGCCGATGCCCGGGTCGGTCTTCCAACCGCGACGCAGCATGCCCAGCGCGGCCGCGGCCGCGCCCGGCTGACCGTCGATCGAGGCGAGGGCGGCGGACTGGGCACGGCGGCCGAAGACGATGAGGACGGCCAGGGTGCCGAGCAGGACGCCGAAGATGATCGGGAAGACGAGGGTGTCGGGGAAGACCAGGTAGAGCAGGCCGAACCCGATGGCGCCGGCTACCAGGAAGACGCCGAGCAGGATCAGCCCGATCCGCGGGTCGGACTTCTTCGTGATCTGGTAGCTCTGCCGGATCTGGGAGATCCGGGAGGGCTTGTTCGGGTCCTTGGGCTTCTTCGCCATGCCTGTGCCTGTGCCTTCAGATGGTGTTCGGGTGAGCGGGGGAAAGCCTAGTCGGCGGTGATCGAGCCTAGTCGAGATCCGGTGGATCGAGCAGCGAGCCTGCGAGCGGACAGTCGAGATCTCAGACGGCTTCGTCGGTGCGCGCCTCGATGGCCTGCTTGTACAAACGCCCGGCCCGGTACGATGACCGCACCAGCGGACCCGACAGCACGCCGGCGAAGCCGATCTGCTCGGCCTCGGCCTGGAGCTCGACGAACTCCTCGGGCTTCACCCAGCGCTCGACCGGGTGGTGGCGCAGCGACGGCCGCAGGTACTGGGTGATCGTGATCAGCTCGCAGCCGGCGGCGTGCAGGTCCGTCAGCGCCTGGCTGACCTCCTCGCGGGTCTCGCCCATGCCGAGGATCAGGTTCGACTTGGTGACCAGTCCGAACGCGCGCGCCTGGGTGATGACGTCCAGGGAGCGCTCGTACCGGAACGCCGGGCGGATGCGCTTGAAGATCCGCGGGACGGTCTCGACGTTGTGCGCGAGCACCTCGGGGCGGGACTCGAAGACCTCGGCCAGCAGGTCCGGGACGCCGTTGAAGTCGGGGATCAGGTTCTCCACGCCGGTGCCCGGGTTGAGCGCGTGGATCTGCTTGACGGTCTCGGCGTACAGCCAGGCGCCGCCGTCGGGGAGGTCGTCGCGGGCGACACCGGTGATGGTGGCGTAGCGGAGGTTCATCGTCTGGACCGACTCTGCGACCCGGCGCGGCTCGTCGCGGTCGAGGTCGGTGGGCTTGCCGGTGTCGATCTGGCAGAAGTCGCAGCGACGGGTGCACTGGTCGCCGCCGATGAGGAAGGTCGCCTCGCGGTCCTCCCAGCACTCGAAGATGTTCGGGCAGCCCGCCGACTGGCACACGGTGTGCAGGTCCTCGGACTTCACCAGCTGCTGGAGCTCGCGGTACTGCGGTCCCATCTTCGCCCGCGTTTTGATCCACTCGGGCTTGCGTTCGATCGGCGTCTCCGCGTTGCGAACCTCCAGGCGCAGGAGCTTGCGGCCTTCGGGAGCTGCGGTGGCGGGAGAGTCCGGAGAAGTCACAGCACCAGCGTACGCCGCTAGCGGTCAGGCCCCTGCCCGGGTCACCGCGTCCCGGCAGGCCCGACGACCGGTGTCAGATGTCGCGGCGGCGAAAGGACGCCCAGGAGGCGGCGCAGGCGATCCCGAGGACCACGAGCAGGTACAACCCGGCGTTCAGGTGGCTGATGTGGATCGGGTCCTCGCAGGTGCCCATCCGGGCGCAGTGACCGCCGTAGTCGAAGTACTCCAGGCGGGTCTCGAGCCAGCCGAAGACGTTGTTGCCCAGCGACCACCGGGTCAGCCCGCTGACCGGGGAGAGGAACGTCAGCAGCTCGCCACCGATGCTGTAGGCGAACAGCAGCGACAGCGTCGCGACCGAGTTGCGGAAGATCGTGGTCAACGCGAACGCCCCGACCCCGGCGCCCGTCGCCAGCAGCACCGCCCGGAGCACGTGCCAGACGATGTCGTCGGCGACCCCGGAGCCGTGCTCGACGTCGCGGCTCGCGGCCACCAGGAACAGCGAGAGCCAGAACCCGCCGAGCAGCACCAGGCTGACCGCACCGCTGCCGATCGCCACCGCGATCGCCTTGGCGGCCCAGACCCGCGAGCGACGCGGCTCGAAGAGGACCTGGTTGCGGATCGAGCCGGAGGACCAGTCGGCGCCGGCGAAGGTGCTCCCGGCGATGATCAGCAGGGCGACCAGGAGCAGGGCGATCCCGATGCCGTTGCCCTTGAGGGTCCCGTCCAGGTTCAGCGGCTCGCGGGGGAGGTAGCTCTTCGCGGCCGCGCGCAGCGTCTCCTCGCACAGGTCGGTGGAGGCGCCCGGGTCCAGGTAGGCGCCCGGGTCCTTCTGGCACTTGGCGATGTCGGCCTTGATGTCGCTGCGGTCGCCCTCGGCGTCCGCCCGCGCCTGCGCGGTCGCGATCTCGGTGGCCGTGACCGGACGGGTGTCCCACGCGGTCTTGAACGCCACCAGCGCGGTCATCAACGTCGCCGCCGCGACGATCAGCAGGATCACCCGGCGGGTGCGGTAGCGGGCCAGCTCGACCCGGATCAGGTTCCTCACGACGGGTCCTGCTCCGCTGCTCCGGGGGCGTCCTGGAGGACCGAGGGCTCGGCGACCATCTGGGCGATCTCGTCGGCAGCACGTTCAGCCGGGTCCGCCGGGACCGCGGGTCGGTGACCGGTCAGCTGGAGGAAGAAGGACTCCAGCGTCGGGCGGATCGCGGAGATCTCGTAGGGGTAGAGCCCGGCCTCGGCCAGGGTCCGCGTGACGGCGTCCGGGTGCTCGTGGCCCTCGACCACCAGGAACGCGCCCTCGCGGGTGACCTCGAAACCGCCGGCCAGCAGGACCGAGGTCGCCCGGTCCGGGTCGGTCACCCCGACCCGGGTGCGGGCTGCCTTCTCGCCGATCAGGTCGCGGACTCGGCCGGTGCGCAGGAGCCTGCCCTCGCTGAGGATGGAGACCGACGTGCACACCTGCTGCACCTCGGCCAGGATGTGCGAGCTCAGCAGGACGTCGACGCCGGCAGCTGCGAGCCGCGGGATCGTCTCGCGCATGTCCCGGATGCCGGCCGGGTCCAGTCCGTTGGACGGCTCGTCGAGGATGACCAGTGCCGGCTTCTTCAGCAGCGCCCCGGCCAGAGCCAGGCGGCGTCGGGTGCCGAGCGAGTAGCCGCGGTAGCCGCGTCGCCCCTCCTCGACCAGGCCAACCTCGTCGAGCACCTCGTCGACACGAGCGGTGGGAAGTCCGGCGGCGCGGGCGAGCAGCTCGAGGTTGCGGCGCCCGGTGAGGTCGGAGGAGAACTGACCGCGGTCGAGCAGCGCGCCGACGCGGCCGAGCGCAGCCGGGATGCCGGCGGGGAAGTCGTTGCCGAGGACGGAGATCGTGCCGGCGTCAGGACGGGCCAGGCCGAGCAGCATCCGGATGGTCGTGGTCTTGCCGGACCCGTTCGGACCCAGGAAACCGTGCACGGTCCCGCGCTCGACAGCCAGGTCGAGGTCGTCGACGGCGACGATCCGGCGTCCCTGGTCGCGGTAGACCTTGCGCAGTCCGCGCGTCTCGACCACGAGATCGGTCATGGGTTCAGCCAACCCCTCTCTGGGTCGTGGTCCGACGGGCGCCTCTCAGCATGTCGCAGGTCGGCGTCAGGCTCACGGATTGAGCGCGGGGACACGCAGGGTCAGGACAGCCTCTTGTTGTAGCTCGGGAGCTTGAAGCCCCGACCGACCAGCGTGCCGACCAGGTCGGTCTTCCTGTTCCCGACGGTCGCCACGATCGTGTAGCCCTGAGCGGTGATCTCGTTGCGGCAGCGCTGCTTGCCCTGCGGCAGCGTCTCCTTGCCCTTGCGACCGCAGACGCCGGCGTACCGGTAACCGGCCTTCGTCAGCACCGGCTTGATCTGGCCGAGCGTGCCCTGGTTGCGGCCCGTGGCGAAGAAGACCGTGACGCCCCGGGAGACGGCGTGGGTCGCGAACGCCTTGGTCACCTTCACCGGCCGCGGCCAGGCGTACTTCGAGGCGATCGAGGTGTTGTCGATGTCGAGCACGATGGCGAGCCGCTGGCCGGGCTTCTTCTTCGCGATC
The DNA window shown above is from Marmoricola sp. OAE513 and carries:
- a CDS encoding HAD family acid phosphatase, which encodes MKRSLHAAALLMTAALLVSCGADPERGTLAGATPGTSTSASAAASTSSGTTTSRPVGLPSKKVWLADVRKAMTGSTAYLDAAIAKKKPGQRLAIVLDIDNTSIASKYAWPRPVKVTKAFATHAVSRGVTVFFATGRNQGTLGQIKPVLTKAGYRYAGVCGRKGKETLPQGKQRCRNEITAQGYTIVATVGNRKTDLVGTLVGRGFKLPSYNKRLS
- a CDS encoding LppX_LprAFG lipoprotein, with the protein product MTRTRTRLVAAAASGVLLLAPLAGCGGDDKKKDATSSSASDKGGNDAASAGADDADQFTADLVAAMNKQKSVHMTIEGGLTAEADMKLGADPVIKLNASMGAGKLEMILADNAMYMLQAPGTKYRKIGKDDPTFGSLLGTFNGLSPSQAVTGIKGGITKFKKVGEKTVDGQKVTQYDVTADTSKVDGAFTALAGASGPVEMKFFVGEGDLLQQIQLDLSGQKLALKFSDWNKPVDIKIPTGDQLLN
- the lipA gene encoding lipoyl synthase codes for the protein MTSPDSPATAAPEGRKLLRLEVRNAETPIERKPEWIKTRAKMGPQYRELQQLVKSEDLHTVCQSAGCPNIFECWEDREATFLIGGDQCTRRCDFCQIDTGKPTDLDRDEPRRVAESVQTMNLRYATITGVARDDLPDGGAWLYAETVKQIHALNPGTGVENLIPDFNGVPDLLAEVFESRPEVLAHNVETVPRIFKRIRPAFRYERSLDVITQARAFGLVTKSNLILGMGETREEVSQALTDLHAAGCELITITQYLRPSLRHHPVERWVKPEEFVELQAEAEQIGFAGVLSGPLVRSSYRAGRLYKQAIEARTDEAV
- a CDS encoding DUF4191 family protein, which gives rise to MAKKPKDPNKPSRISQIRQSYQITKKSDPRIGLILLGVFLVAGAIGFGLLYLVFPDTLVFPIIFGVLLGTLAVLIVFGRRAQSAALASIDGQPGAAAAALGMLRRGWKTDPGIGFTKQQDVIHRLVGPPGIVLVAEGNPNRLKPLMSAERRKHERVADGVPIHEVYVGNAEGEIPLKKIVRYVTKLGRNLKPAQMTDVLMRIKALDANRSNIPLPKGPVPTSMKGARSNMRGR
- a CDS encoding ABC transporter permease subunit; translated protein: MRNLIRVELARYRTRRVILLIVAAATLMTALVAFKTAWDTRPVTATEIATAQARADAEGDRSDIKADIAKCQKDPGAYLDPGASTDLCEETLRAAAKSYLPREPLNLDGTLKGNGIGIALLLVALLIIAGSTFAGADWSSGSIRNQVLFEPRRSRVWAAKAIAVAIGSGAVSLVLLGGFWLSLFLVAASRDVEHGSGVADDIVWHVLRAVLLATGAGVGAFALTTIFRNSVATLSLLFAYSIGGELLTFLSPVSGLTRWSLGNNVFGWLETRLEYFDYGGHCARMGTCEDPIHISHLNAGLYLLVVLGIACAASWASFRRRDI
- a CDS encoding PPOX class F420-dependent oxidoreductase encodes the protein MGTEGTNDRAWTEVGKASYVSFTSYRKDGAPVSTPVWIAPDGDDLYFFSDTGAWKVKRVRNNPAVTLQPCDVRGRIKDGAPLVSGLAEVLEFSESRRVRKIVNRKYRVMGTLGGFFSRLRGAEAAVGIRVRQA
- a CDS encoding RDD family protein — translated: MTEQTTPSGRPLIPDTASWLQRVGALAIDWAASYLAVVFILGGTDNKQFSWVVLAAFWLQSSVGVALVGGSFGQMILRLRVHEINGRPLTLLKALQRQLLICLVVPPLVFRSDGRGLHDLLTNSAVFPRRLG
- the glnA gene encoding type I glutamate--ammonia ligase encodes the protein MFQNSEELLKYIKDEGVEMVDVRFCDLPGIMQHFTVPVSSFDQSVFDDGLGFDGSSIRGFQAINESDMQLYPDPTTAYIDPFRKSKTLNVNFFIHDPITGEAYSRDPRNIAKKALAYLASTGIADTAFFAPEAEFYIFDNVRYSTGVNEGYYHIDSVEGWWNSGSEGGDSSPNLGYKTRLKGGYFPVEPYDHYSDLRADMVKNLEAVGLQVERAHHEVGTAGQAEINYRFDTLLKAADDVMKFKYIIKNTAWQQGKSVTFMPKPIFGDNGSGMHVHQSLWNGGEPLFYDETGYGGLSEMARHYIGGILKHAPSLLAFTNPTVNSYHRLVPGFEAPISLVYSSRNRSASVRIPITGSNPKAKRIETRFPDPSANPYLAFSALMLAGLDGIKNKIEPAAPIDKDIYELPPAEMAEIDQVPTSLGAVLDALEADHEYLTVGNVFTPDLIETWVDFKRENEIAPVQLRPHPHEFELYYDI
- a CDS encoding ABC transporter ATP-binding protein codes for the protein MTDLVVETRGLRKVYRDQGRRIVAVDDLDLAVERGTVHGFLGPNGSGKTTTIRMLLGLARPDAGTISVLGNDFPAGIPAALGRVGALLDRGQFSSDLTGRRNLELLARAAGLPTARVDEVLDEVGLVEEGRRGYRGYSLGTRRRLALAGALLKKPALVILDEPSNGLDPAGIRDMRETIPRLAAAGVDVLLSSHILAEVQQVCTSVSILSEGRLLRTGRVRDLIGEKAARTRVGVTDPDRATSVLLAGGFEVTREGAFLVVEGHEHPDAVTRTLAEAGLYPYEISAIRPTLESFFLQLTGHRPAVPADPAERAADEIAQMVAEPSVLQDAPGAAEQDPS